CGACCGACTCCTCGATGAGGAATCCGGCCACCTCGCCGAGCTCGAGGCCTTCGTCCGCAAACCGGTCCGCCTCCAGGTCGAGGCCCTCTACACGCAGGAGCAGTACGACGTGGTGCTGATCTGATGACTCGGCCTCGCGCTCGCCTCCGGCTCGGGCGAACCCTGCTCTTGCTGGGTCTCCTCACCGCCCTCGGCTACGGCCTGTTGGTCGCTGCACTGGGGCTCTACCTGCCCCGGGCCGATTCGCTGCGCGTGTCGGCCAAGGACTGGATCGAGGCGGCTGTCGGTTATCGGGCCCAAGCCGGGCAGATCGCCCTCGTGGGACACGGGCTCGGCATACGCCTGGTCGTCGACGACCTCGCGCTCCGCGACCCGACGACCGGAATCATTCAACTACGCGCCGCCAGACTGCAACTCGACCTCGACGGTCCGGCCTCGCTGCTCGCCCGCGCGCCGCGCATCGACGGTGGCCAGGTCAGCGGCGCCCAAGCGACCGTGCGGCGTGAGGCCGATGGGCGCCTCGTCATCCCCGGTCTGGACCGCCTGACGATCGACGACGGCAAGATCCAAGAGTACTTCCTGAAACACGGCGACCTGCGGCTCCTGGACGCGCACTTCGCCTGGCAGGACGGCCCGGACGCGACCCCACGACCACTGGCCGACTTGACGCTCGAGCTCAAGAATCACGGGCATCGCCACCGACTGATCCTCGACGTCACACCAGCCGCGGTCAGCGCCGAAGCGACGAGCCACATCGCGTTGCAGGCCGACCTGCGGGGCGCGGCGGCCACGCCGGGCGAATGGACCGGGCGATTCGCGGTCGATGGAAGCGACCTCGACCTGCGCCGCCTCACCGACAGCCCGTTCGCCGCCGCCCGGATACCAGCCGGACTCGCTCAGGCGCGTGGCCACCTCGGCCTGCATGCCGAGGGCGAGTGGACGACCGGCGCCCCGACGTCGATCAAGACTCGATTCGCGTTGCGCGGCCTGACACTCGCCGGCGCCGACACCCCGATCGATCGCCTGAGCGGTGTGTTGCGCTGGCACGCGACCGCCACCGGCTGGCAAGCCCGAATCCCGGGGATCACGCTCGCGCAGGGCGCGCGGCACTGGAGTGGCGACGGTATCGACTTGCACCTCGCAGATATCAAAGCCGGCCGCGCGGTCACGGCCGACATCGCCCACCTCGACCTGAGCCTCATCGACCGCTTCCTCCCGCTGGCGCCACTGCCCGACGCCGGTCTCCTCGCCGATCTCGCGGGGGCGCAGATCGGCGGTCATGGCCAGGGTCTCGCGTTCCGGATGACGCTGCCCGACGGTGGCGATGCAAAACCGGACTGGCGGCTGCGCGGGCGTCTCTTCGACCTGCACACCAGCGCCTCGGGCCGGATCCCCGGAATCGCAGGCCTGAACGCCGTCATCGACGGCAGTCCGGCCGGCGGCCGAGGAACCCTCGCGGCGAGCCGGCTCGTCGTCGATTTTCCGGACCTGTTCCGAGCGCCGCTCCCCGTTGGCCAGCTCGCCGGCGAGCTCCGCTGGGAGCGCAACCCGGCCGGCGACACGATCCTCGAATTCCCCGGGCTGCTCGCCGAAAACGCCGACATCACGACCCTCAGCCAGCTGCGGCTCCGGATCCCCGCCGCCGACGGCGCGCCGGAGATCGCCCTGCGCACCCATTTCGACGACGCCGAGGTCGCCGCGGTCCCTCGCTACCTGCCGGTCGGCATCATGAAACCGCAACTCGTGCGCTGGCTCGACCGGGCCCTTCCGCGCGGCCGCGTCCCGGCGGGCGAGCTGCTCGTGCTCGGCCCGCTCGACGCCTTTCCGTTCGACCACGGCGAGGGGCGCTTCGAGGTCCTCTTCGACGTCGAAGACCTGGAGCTGAGCTACGACGCCGACTGGCCCTCGATCGTGCACGCGAACGGCCGCCTGCGGTTCCTGAACCGTCGCCTCGACATCGAGCTCAGCGACGCGCGCACCCTCGCTACCGACCTCGGCCCCGTCCAGGCGGCAATCGCCGATCTCCACCACGCCGAACGCGTCATGGTCCATGGCGAGGGCCGGGGACCCTTCGCCGACGGCCTGCGGTTGATCGAGGAATCACCGCTGGTCGAACGCCTTGGCCCGCTCAGCGAGAACTTCACCGCCGATGGCCCCATGCACCTCGACCTCGACCTCGTCTACCCGCTGCGCGACAAGATGCCACTCGCGCTGCGCGGCGAGGTGACCTGGCCGACGCAAACCGCCGACATCCGCCTCGTCGACAGCGACATTGCGCTCGAAGGGCTCGCCGGCACCCTGGTCGTGACCGCCGACGGCCTCACCGCCGAACAGCTGACCGGCCAGTTGGGGGACCAGCCGGTCGAGCTCGCCATCCAGCCGGCCGGAGGCGACGAGGCCACTCGTGTCGAGATCGACGGGGTCACGCCGATCGACGAGCTGGCCGAGCGCTTTCCGAACGGACTCTGGTCGCTCGTCGCCGGCCGCCTGCCTTGGCACCTGGGTCTGACCTTCCAACACCGGGACCTGCAAGCCGACTCGCCGCCGCTCGACTGGCAATTGACATCCGACCTCGCCGGCGTGCGCCTCGACCTGCCGGCGCCGTTCGGGAAACCCGCGTCGACCAGACGGGCGGCGCGCCTAGCGGGGAACTCGGTCCAGACCGACGAAGGCCTAACGATCGATGTCGACCTCGGCACGCTCACCGCACGCCTCGGCCTCGCCCAGGACAGCGACGGCGGTCTGCGCCTGGAGCGCGGCCTGGTGGGGCTCGGTGCCCCGGCCGCCACCCTGCCCCGCGAAGCCGGACTCGTCATCGAAGGGACCCTGGAGGAGCTCGATGTCCCGGCCTGGCTTGCCTGGGCCGAACGCCACGACCTCGACGTCACCGAACAGAACCGTTCGGCGGCGCCGCTGCGCCGAATCGACCTGCGCATCGCCCAGCTCGATCTCGGCGCCTTCACGAGCGACGCCGTCGAGTTGCAGGCCGAGCGCCGTAGCCACAGCTGGCAAGCGTGGATCGATACTGCCGAGCTTGCCGGCACCCTGACACTGCCAGATGCGGCCCGGGAAACGCCGCTGCAGATCGAACTCTCGCGCCTGGACCTCGGCGAAATACTCGATCCAGCCGCGGGCGACGAGGCCAAAGCGAAATGGCGTGAGGCGGGCGCCACCCTCCTGTCCGATCCGCGCAACGCCCGCCCCTTCACGCTCGACGTCGAGCGCCTCCTCTGGCACGGGGCGTCCCTCGGAAACGCCCAAATCCGCTCCTTCACAGTGCCGAGCGGACTCGTCTTCGATCGCCTCCACATCGGCGGACCGCCGGCGACGATCGTCGGCTCGGGCGAGTGGACCCTCACCGACGCGGGCACACCGCGCACCGAGCTGACCGTCGAGGGCAGCAGCGCCGACCTCGGCAGCCTGTTGCAAACGATCGGCTATGCATCGGTGATCGACAAGACCCCGGTCACGGCCCACCTGAATCTCCAATGGCCGGGAGGGCCTAGCGATGTCAGTCCGGCGACGATCGCCGGGGGATTGAGCTTCGAGGTCGGCTCCGGACGGCTGCTCGCGGTCGAGCCCGGTCTCGGCCGGGTCCTCGGTATCCTCAACCTCGGCGCCTTGCAGCGCCGCCTCGCCCTCGACTTCAGCGACCTCTACGGCAAGGGCTTCAGCTTCAAGAAGATCGACGGTGCGCTGGACATCGCCGGCGGCTTGGCGCAAATCGATCACTTCCAGATCACCGGACCATCGGGCGTCATCGATATCGCCGGCAGCACCAATTTCATCGCCGGGCAACTCAACCAGATAGTGACCGTCACCCCCGAGGTCAGCTCCAGCGTCGCCCTGGCGAGCGCCGTAGCCGGCGGACCGCTGGTTGGCGCGGCCGTCTATGTCGCGGACCAGGTCGCCGGCGGCGTCGTCGACAGGCTCACTCGCTACCAATACCGGGTCACCGGCCCGTGGGCCGACCCGACCATGACCCGCAGCGACCGGCTCGGCAATCTGTTCTCCGGGATGTCGGGCGGTGATGGCGCATCGAGCCCGTCCGACGATCGAGAAAAAGAAGAAGGGGGCGAAGAAACCGAGCCACCCAACTTCTTCCTCGACACGCCTTGAACCTAAAAAACGGCAGTTGATCGCTCCGTCATGGGTTTAAGTCGTTAAAACCGAAAAGATGCTTTACGCGAATTCTGCTCACCAGTTAGGTGAAGGTCGCTACGGCACCCGATGCACGTCGCGCGCGGCGCCTGGCGGTGTTACAACGCGTTGCAATCGCTTGGCTATTGCGCCTCCTTGTGCCTTGCCGGACACCCCGCGCGACGCACCTCGGGCACCGCCCAACTGCCGCTTTTAGGTTGAAGCATCGACACAGGATGCATGCCGACTCGGCCGTGGCGCAGACCCTGCCTCAACGCGACCTGCAAGCCCGGTTGGCAAGGGTACCGGGCACCGGAATACAATCCCCGGCATTTTTCGGCGGCCATCCGACTTGGCGAACCAATTTCGCCACCAAGCGATGGATCCGGAGACCGGTGACCCGGCGTGCGCAACCCGCGTCGACGCCTCTTTGCATGACACACGGAGAATAAACATGATCTTGATCGGGCACGCAGTGCTCTTCCTGTTGAGCGGCCTGAGTGGGTATCTGATGGCGGCCGAGCGTAGCGATACGCAGGGCTTCTTCCTGCTGATCGGCTCGGCTGCGGCCGGCTTCTTCCTACTGGGGTGGACGGCGCTCCTGCTCGTCATCGCCGGCGTCTTCATCGGCACCCGGATCGCCAATCGCCGCTCCGCCTGAGCCAATCGCACCGAAGGCGACCGAACCCCGCAGGGCGGCCCGCAGGCTACAGCTTCCGGTGCCGCGCCAGGCGATGGTATCTTTAGCAAAGGCCTCCTCGAAAACGCCTTGCAGGCCGGGCGAATCGCCATGGATCTGACGCCAAAACACTGAGGCTCACGGATTCGGCGACCAGTCGTCAACAGGGAAGCGAGGGACTGCCCGGCGGGCAGTCCCAGCCGGCCATGACCAAAGCACATTAGGCGCACCTGGACCGAGCAGACAACGAGTTGTCATCGCAGGTGCCCAACTCCAATCGCCCTGCCCGCCGACGCTCAGCGATCCAGGCCGCCAGGCAGGGCTAGACCTAACGGCATATGAAGACGAAGAAGAAGCTCGCCGCGATACAGATGGCGTCAGGGCCGAACGTGACGGCCAACCTGCTGGAGACCGAGCGGCTCGTCCAGGAGGCCAGCGAGGCTGGCGCCGGTCTCGTCGTACTGCCCGAGAGTTTCGCCTTCAAGGGCAAACGCGACCATGAACAGCTCGCGCTGCGCGAGGAGCCGGGCGGCGGCAAACTGCAAGACTTTCTCGCCCGCATCGCCAGCAAATACGGCATCTGGCTGGTCGGCGGCACCGTACCCTTGATGGCCCGTGCCAAGGACCGGATGCGAGCGGCGAGCCTGGTGTTCGATGACCGCGGGCGACAGGTGGGGCGCTACGACAAGATCCACCTCTTCGACGTCAGCGTGCCGGGTACGAACGAGCGCTACGAGGAATCCGCGACGATCGAGCCGGGCGACGAGGTCGTCGTCCTCGATACTCCGTTTGGCCGTCTGGGCGTCGCCGTCTGCTACGACCTGCGCTTCCCCGAACTGTTCCGCTGCATGCTGGAGCAGGACGTCGAGCTGCTCGCGATCCCTGCTTCGTTCACGGCGATCACCGGCAAGGCGCACTGGGAGAGCCTGGTGCGGTCGCGCGCCATCGAGAACCTGGCCTTCGTGGTCGCAGCGGCCCAAGGCGGCTACCACATGGATGGGCGAGAGACGCACGGCCACAGCATGATCGTCGATCCCTGGGGCGCGATCCTCGGCGAGGTGGCTCGCGGGCCCGGCTGCATCTGTTGCCCACTCGATCGGGAGCTGCAAGGCAAGGTGCGGCGCAGCTTTCCGACCATCCACCACCGCCGTTTGAAATGCCATCCGTGAGGACGCACCCTGTTCAGCAGCAGGGTGCTTGAACGGGACCAGCTGACGAAGCACGGGAAGGCTAGGTCACGGCGGCACCGACATCTCCCCGCGGCCTACGCGTAGCCTGCCGCGCCTATCCGGAGCGTTAATCGAACCCCACCATGAGCGACCCGATCTCGATCGCCCGCCAAGGCATCCTGGAGCCTGCGGGCCTCACCGATGGCGACCTGGACCGCCTGTGCGGCGCACTGCGCACACCGTCCATCGACGCCGCCGACATCTATTTTCAGACCAGCCGCCTGGAGTCCTGGGTGCTGGAGGACGGCATCATCAAGGACGGCAGCTTCAACATCGAGCAGGGGGCGGGGTTTCGCGCCGTGAGCGGCGAGAAGACCGGTTTCGCCTACTCCGACGAGCTGCACCTGCCGGCCTTGGAGCAAGCCGCCCAGGCCGCCCGGGCGATCGCCCGCGGTGGCCACCAGGGGCGCGTGCGCGTCGATACGCTGCCGGTGCCACATCGCCTCTACGAGCCGCTGAGCCCGATCGAGAGCCTGACCAACGAGGAGAAGGTCGCCCTGCTCCAGCGCGTCGATGCCGAGGCACGGCGCCTCGACCCACGGGTACGCGAGGTCGTCACGAGCCTCGTCGCGGCCCAGGATACGGTGCTCATCATCGCCGACGACGGCACCCTGGCGGCCGACGTGCGCCCCCTCGTGCGGCTCAACGTCAGCATCATCGCCGAGGAGAACGGGCGGCGCGAGCAGGGCACCAGCGGCGGCGGCGCACGCGCCGAACTCGGCTATTTCCTGGCCGCCGACCTCGCCGTCGAATTGGCCCGCGAGGCCGTGCGCCAAGCCCTGACCAACCTCGAGGCCGGCGAGGCACCGGCCGGCACCATGACCGTGGTCCTCGGCCCGGGCTGGCCGGGGGTGCTGCTACATGAGGCGATCGGTCATGGCCTGGAGGGCGACTTCAACCGCAAGGGCACCTCGGCCTTCGCCGGGCGACTCGGCCAACGCGTCGCCGCTCCGGGGGTCACGGTCGTCGACGACGGGACCCTGCCTGGACGGCGCGGCTCGCTCAACATCGACGACGAGGGCACGCCGACACAGAGCACGGTCCTGATCGAGGACGGCATCCTGCGCGGCTACATGCAGGACAAACTCAACGCCCGGCTGATGGGCCTCGCTCCGACCGGCAACGGGCGGCGCGAGTCCTACGCCCACCTGCCGATGCCGCGCATGACCAACACCTACATGCTGGCCGGCGACAAGGACCCGGCCGAGATCATCGCCTCGGTCGAGCGCGGCCTCTATGCCGCGAACTTCGGCGGCGGCCAGGTCGACATCACCTCCGGCAAGTTCGTCTTCTCGGCGAGCGAGGCCTACCTGATCGAAGGCGGGCGCATCGGTCGCCCGGTCAAGGGCGCGACGCTGATCGGCAACGGGCCCGACGTCCTGACCCGTGTCGGTATGATCGGCAATGACCTGGCCCTCGACCGGGGCGTGGGCACCTGCGGCAAGGAAGGCCAGAGCGTCCCGGTCGGGGTCGGCCAGCCGACGCTACGGATCGACGGACTCACGGTCGGCGGCACCAACGCCTGAACGGCGGTGGCGTCGCTCGTCGCGGACCGCCAGGACAACCGGCCGAGCGCGCCGCGCGCCCGGCCACCATCTCAAAGCCTGAAGGAAGCCCCATGGCCCACTTTGCCATAGAGGACCCGCAGCGCCGACTCGGCCAGTTGCGAGACAGTGTCGAAGCGATCCTGACCGAGTCCGCGCGCCAAGGCGCGACGGCCGCCGAGGCGGCGGTCAGCACCCGCGCCGGCCTCGAGGTCGCCGTGCGACTCGGCGAGGTCGAGACGATCGAACACACCCGCGACAACGGCCTCGGCGTCACCGTCTACTTCGGCCACCGCAAGGGTTCGGCCAGCACCTCGGACCTGAGTCCGGCGGCCCTGCGCGAGGCCGTCGCCGCGGCCTGCGCGATCGCCCGCTATACCGAGGAAGATCCCTACGCAGCACTCGCCGACGCCGAGCGGATGGCACGCACGGTCCCAGACCTCGACCTCTACCACCCCTGGTCGATCACCCCCGAGGATGCCGTCGCGTTGGCCATCGCCTGCGAAGACGCGGCCCGCACGCACGACCCGCGGATCACGAACTCCGAGGGTGCGAGCCTCTCCTCCCATTGGGGCATCCAGGTCTATGGCAACAGCCACGGTTTCATCGGCGGCTACCCGACGACGCGCCACGGCCTGAGCTGTGCCGTTATCGGCGAGACCGGTGGCAACATGCAACGCGATTACTGGTGGTCGACCGCCCGGGCACCGGAGGACCTGGAGCAGGCCGCGCAGGTCGGTCGACGCGCCGCCGAGAAAACCCTCGCCCGGCTCGGTGCCCGCCCGATCGCGACCCGCCAGGCGCCGGTCCTGTTCCAAGCCGAGGTCGCGGCAGGTCTGCTGCGCCAACTGATCGGCGCGATCCAGGGATCGAGCCTCTACCGACGCGCGAGCTTCCTGGTCGACCAGCTCGGCGAGGCGATCTTCCCGTCATTCGTCCACATTCACGAGCGCCCACTGCTGCCGCGTGGCCTTGCCAGCGCCCCGTTCGACGGCGACGGTGTCGCTACCGCCGACAAGGATTTGATCCGCGACGGCATCCTGCAGAGCTATGTCCTCGACAGCTATGCAGCCCGCAAGCTGGGCATGGAGACGACCGGCAACGCCGGCGGCGTACGCAACCTGGCGATCGACATGGGCGAGTTGGACCGCCCCGCCCTGCTGCGCGAGATGGGCACGGGCCTCCTCGTCACCGAGCTGATGGGGCATGGCGTGAATCTGGTGACCGGCGACTACTCGCGTGGCGCGGCCGGGCTCTGGATCGAAGGTGGCGAGGTCAAGCATCCGGTCGAGGAGATCACCATCGCCGGCAACCTCAAGGAGATGTTCGCCGGTGTCGTCGCCGTCGGCAATGACTGCGACTTCTCCGGCAGCACCCGCACCGGCTCCTGGCTGATCGACAACATGACGATCGCCGGAACCTGAGGAGACGCACCTCCACGAGCCCCCACGCCGTCTTGCGCCAACCCAAGCGGCGCCCTCAGAGATCGTCCTTGATCCGCTCCTCGAAGCGCTCGATCTGGCCGGTGTCGATACCGGCCAGGTGCTCCAGCGGGACGGTGAAGACGACACCCTTGGCATGCTCTTTGAGCTTCAACTCATCGGCCAAGGCCTTCATGACCTGGAGCGAGAGCTTGCGCTCCAGCACGAACAGGAGCACAGACTGACTACCCTCGTAGGTGAGCCCGAGGAAGGTCCGCTTTTCCTGCGCGGCGATGCCGCGGGCATCCAAAATCGTGACACCGCCCGCGCCCGTCTGCTTGGCGATATCGATGGCCTTCGCCTCCTGTTCCTC
This portion of the Thioflavicoccus mobilis 8321 genome encodes:
- a CDS encoding YhdP family protein; the protein is MTRPRARLRLGRTLLLLGLLTALGYGLLVAALGLYLPRADSLRVSAKDWIEAAVGYRAQAGQIALVGHGLGIRLVVDDLALRDPTTGIIQLRAARLQLDLDGPASLLARAPRIDGGQVSGAQATVRREADGRLVIPGLDRLTIDDGKIQEYFLKHGDLRLLDAHFAWQDGPDATPRPLADLTLELKNHGHRHRLILDVTPAAVSAEATSHIALQADLRGAAATPGEWTGRFAVDGSDLDLRRLTDSPFAAARIPAGLAQARGHLGLHAEGEWTTGAPTSIKTRFALRGLTLAGADTPIDRLSGVLRWHATATGWQARIPGITLAQGARHWSGDGIDLHLADIKAGRAVTADIAHLDLSLIDRFLPLAPLPDAGLLADLAGAQIGGHGQGLAFRMTLPDGGDAKPDWRLRGRLFDLHTSASGRIPGIAGLNAVIDGSPAGGRGTLAASRLVVDFPDLFRAPLPVGQLAGELRWERNPAGDTILEFPGLLAENADITTLSQLRLRIPAADGAPEIALRTHFDDAEVAAVPRYLPVGIMKPQLVRWLDRALPRGRVPAGELLVLGPLDAFPFDHGEGRFEVLFDVEDLELSYDADWPSIVHANGRLRFLNRRLDIELSDARTLATDLGPVQAAIADLHHAERVMVHGEGRGPFADGLRLIEESPLVERLGPLSENFTADGPMHLDLDLVYPLRDKMPLALRGEVTWPTQTADIRLVDSDIALEGLAGTLVVTADGLTAEQLTGQLGDQPVELAIQPAGGDEATRVEIDGVTPIDELAERFPNGLWSLVAGRLPWHLGLTFQHRDLQADSPPLDWQLTSDLAGVRLDLPAPFGKPASTRRAARLAGNSVQTDEGLTIDVDLGTLTARLGLAQDSDGGLRLERGLVGLGAPAATLPREAGLVIEGTLEELDVPAWLAWAERHDLDVTEQNRSAAPLRRIDLRIAQLDLGAFTSDAVELQAERRSHSWQAWIDTAELAGTLTLPDAARETPLQIELSRLDLGEILDPAAGDEAKAKWREAGATLLSDPRNARPFTLDVERLLWHGASLGNAQIRSFTVPSGLVFDRLHIGGPPATIVGSGEWTLTDAGTPRTELTVEGSSADLGSLLQTIGYASVIDKTPVTAHLNLQWPGGPSDVSPATIAGGLSFEVGSGRLLAVEPGLGRVLGILNLGALQRRLALDFSDLYGKGFSFKKIDGALDIAGGLAQIDHFQITGPSGVIDIAGSTNFIAGQLNQIVTVTPEVSSSVALASAVAGGPLVGAAVYVADQVAGGVVDRLTRYQYRVTGPWADPTMTRSDRLGNLFSGMSGGDGASSPSDDREKEEGGEETEPPNFFLDTP
- a CDS encoding carbon-nitrogen hydrolase family protein codes for the protein MKTKKKLAAIQMASGPNVTANLLETERLVQEASEAGAGLVVLPESFAFKGKRDHEQLALREEPGGGKLQDFLARIASKYGIWLVGGTVPLMARAKDRMRAASLVFDDRGRQVGRYDKIHLFDVSVPGTNERYEESATIEPGDEVVVLDTPFGRLGVAVCYDLRFPELFRCMLEQDVELLAIPASFTAITGKAHWESLVRSRAIENLAFVVAAAQGGYHMDGRETHGHSMIVDPWGAILGEVARGPGCICCPLDRELQGKVRRSFPTIHHRRLKCHP
- the tldD gene encoding metalloprotease TldD, whose amino-acid sequence is MSDPISIARQGILEPAGLTDGDLDRLCGALRTPSIDAADIYFQTSRLESWVLEDGIIKDGSFNIEQGAGFRAVSGEKTGFAYSDELHLPALEQAAQAARAIARGGHQGRVRVDTLPVPHRLYEPLSPIESLTNEEKVALLQRVDAEARRLDPRVREVVTSLVAAQDTVLIIADDGTLAADVRPLVRLNVSIIAEENGRREQGTSGGGARAELGYFLAADLAVELAREAVRQALTNLEAGEAPAGTMTVVLGPGWPGVLLHEAIGHGLEGDFNRKGTSAFAGRLGQRVAAPGVTVVDDGTLPGRRGSLNIDDEGTPTQSTVLIEDGILRGYMQDKLNARLMGLAPTGNGRRESYAHLPMPRMTNTYMLAGDKDPAEIIASVERGLYAANFGGGQVDITSGKFVFSASEAYLIEGGRIGRPVKGATLIGNGPDVLTRVGMIGNDLALDRGVGTCGKEGQSVPVGVGQPTLRIDGLTVGGTNA
- the pmbA gene encoding metalloprotease PmbA, translating into MAHFAIEDPQRRLGQLRDSVEAILTESARQGATAAEAAVSTRAGLEVAVRLGEVETIEHTRDNGLGVTVYFGHRKGSASTSDLSPAALREAVAAACAIARYTEEDPYAALADAERMARTVPDLDLYHPWSITPEDAVALAIACEDAARTHDPRITNSEGASLSSHWGIQVYGNSHGFIGGYPTTRHGLSCAVIGETGGNMQRDYWWSTARAPEDLEQAAQVGRRAAEKTLARLGARPIATRQAPVLFQAEVAAGLLRQLIGAIQGSSLYRRASFLVDQLGEAIFPSFVHIHERPLLPRGLASAPFDGDGVATADKDLIRDGILQSYVLDSYAARKLGMETTGNAGGVRNLAIDMGELDRPALLREMGTGLLVTELMGHGVNLVTGDYSRGAAGLWIEGGEVKHPVEEITIAGNLKEMFAGVVAVGNDCDFSGSTRTGSWLIDNMTIAGT
- a CDS encoding P-II family nitrogen regulator, producing MKFAALVAIVPEEQEAKAIDIAKQTGAGGVTILDARGIAAQEKRTFLGLTYEGSQSVLLFVLERKLSLQVMKALADELKLKEHAKGVVFTVPLEHLAGIDTGQIERFEERIKDDL